A region from the Aquimarina sp. ERC-38 genome encodes:
- the fbaA gene encoding class II fructose-bisphosphate aldolase, producing MSHNLKPGVATGDEVQAIFNYAKEKGFALPAVNVIGSNSINAVLETAAELNSPVIIQFSNGGAQFNAGKGLSNEAQKAAIAGATAGARHVHMLAEAYGVTVILHTDHCAKKLLPWIDGLLDAGEAFYKETGKPLYSSHMLDLSEEPLEENIAVCKEYLKRMEKLGMTLEIELGITGGEEDGVDNSDVDDSKLYTQPEEVAYAYKELSKVSHRFTVAAAFGNVHGVYKPGNVKLTPKILKNSQEFISEKYGVEHNHIDFVFHGGSGSTLEEIREAIGYGVIKMNIDTDLQFAFCEGIRDYMTGKIDYLKTQIGNPEGSEEPNKKYYDPRKWLREGELTFKERLKKAFEDLNNVGTL from the coding sequence ATGAGTCATAATCTAAAACCCGGCGTTGCTACGGGAGATGAAGTTCAAGCGATTTTTAACTATGCTAAAGAAAAAGGCTTTGCCTTACCAGCTGTCAATGTAATAGGATCTAATTCTATCAATGCGGTACTGGAAACTGCGGCTGAATTAAACAGTCCGGTGATTATCCAGTTTTCTAACGGAGGTGCACAGTTTAATGCCGGAAAAGGACTATCAAATGAAGCCCAAAAAGCAGCAATTGCGGGAGCAACAGCCGGTGCAAGACACGTACATATGTTAGCCGAAGCATACGGAGTGACCGTTATCTTGCATACGGATCATTGTGCAAAAAAATTACTTCCGTGGATTGATGGCCTATTAGATGCCGGAGAAGCTTTTTATAAAGAAACAGGAAAGCCTCTCTACAGTTCGCATATGCTGGATTTATCCGAGGAACCTCTTGAAGAAAATATTGCAGTCTGTAAGGAGTACCTGAAGCGAATGGAAAAATTAGGGATGACCCTGGAAATCGAATTGGGAATTACCGGAGGAGAAGAAGATGGTGTTGATAACAGTGATGTTGATGATTCTAAATTATATACCCAACCGGAAGAAGTAGCTTATGCTTATAAAGAATTAAGCAAAGTAAGCCATCGGTTTACCGTAGCTGCAGCTTTTGGTAATGTACATGGAGTGTACAAACCCGGAAATGTAAAACTAACTCCTAAAATCCTTAAAAATTCTCAGGAATTTATATCCGAGAAGTACGGAGTTGAACATAATCATATTGATTTTGTATTTCATGGAGGTAGCGGTTCCACTCTGGAAGAAATTCGTGAAGCCATCGGATACGGAGTCATAAAAATGAATATTGATACGGATTTACAATTTGCTTTTTGTGAAGGTATCCGGGATTATATGACCGGTAAGATTGACTATTTAAAAACGCAAATTGGTAATCCGGAAGGCTCTGAAGAACCAAATAAAAAATATTACGACCCTAGAAAGTGGTTACGTGAAGGTGAACTTACGTTTAAAGAACGTTTAAAGAAAGCCTTTGAAGATTTAAATAACGTAGGAACGTTATAG